Proteins encoded by one window of Terriglobales bacterium:
- a CDS encoding nucleoside deaminase: protein MRHERQAESLLQEALAEAKLGLKEGGLPIGSVLADAQGQIVARGHNLRVQTGDPTAHAEVACIRNAGRRRDWPELTLVSTLSPCVMCTGTALLFRIPRVIIGENQNFLGAEDLFARNQVGVTVLNDEECVELMRAFIAAHPDLWNEDIGK, encoded by the coding sequence ATGAGGCACGAAAGACAGGCGGAATCGTTGCTTCAGGAGGCACTGGCCGAAGCCAAGCTCGGTTTGAAAGAAGGTGGTCTGCCGATTGGCTCGGTGTTGGCTGACGCTCAGGGGCAAATCGTAGCCCGAGGGCACAATTTGCGCGTGCAGACCGGGGACCCGACCGCACATGCCGAGGTGGCTTGCATCCGCAACGCGGGACGGCGACGTGACTGGCCGGAACTGACTCTGGTAAGCACGTTGAGCCCGTGCGTTATGTGTACCGGGACCGCGTTACTGTTCCGTATTCCGCGTGTAATTATCGGCGAAAACCAGAATTTTCTGGGGGCCGAAGATCTGTTCGCCAGAAATCAGGTTGGCGTCACGGTGTTAAACGACGAGGAGTGCGTGGAACTGATGCGGGCATTCATCGCCGCACACCCCGATTTATGGAATGAAGATATCGGTAAGTAA
- the thrC gene encoding threonine synthase, which produces MTKRYELRCRECNKSWGNQPRTICDDCFSPVEIVYDYDAIRTCLTRERIAQRPPSLWRYSELLPLPDGYAPELPIGFTPLVPAPQLAAKLGIKKLLLKNDSVCFPTLSFKDRVVAMALAAACDFGFEVVCCASTGNLANAVAAQAARLGLEAWVFIPDDLEPAKVLNTQVYGARLVRVSGNYDQVNRLCQQLADEYPWGFVNVNLRPYYSEGSKTVGYEIAEQLGWRLPDNIVVPMAGGSLITKIKKAFDELVMIGLVEPKPVRFFGAQATGCSPISTAVKSGSKEIDPQKPATLARSLAIGNPADGPHAIEVITSTGGWAEDVADPEVVNGIKLLASTEGIFTETAGGVTVSVARKLRAQERILPDETTVLCITGNGLKTLDALAGQYALEEPIRPKVADFQNYYAEFLDVKRAVGA; this is translated from the coding sequence ATGACAAAACGATATGAACTGCGATGTAGGGAATGCAACAAATCCTGGGGAAACCAGCCGCGCACCATCTGCGACGATTGCTTTTCGCCCGTCGAAATTGTGTATGACTACGACGCCATTCGAACATGCTTGACACGCGAGCGCATAGCCCAGCGGCCGCCGAGCCTATGGCGTTACTCGGAGCTGCTGCCACTCCCAGATGGCTATGCGCCTGAATTACCGATCGGTTTCACCCCATTGGTTCCTGCCCCGCAACTTGCTGCCAAACTCGGTATAAAAAAACTTCTTCTCAAAAATGACTCGGTTTGTTTCCCGACGCTAAGTTTTAAAGATCGAGTGGTCGCCATGGCATTAGCGGCAGCATGCGATTTCGGATTTGAGGTGGTGTGCTGTGCGTCCACTGGAAATCTCGCCAACGCGGTAGCGGCACAAGCCGCACGTCTCGGACTGGAAGCCTGGGTTTTCATTCCTGATGATCTCGAACCAGCAAAGGTCCTCAATACACAAGTTTATGGCGCCCGGCTGGTACGTGTTTCAGGTAACTACGATCAGGTCAACCGACTTTGCCAGCAACTGGCTGACGAGTATCCCTGGGGATTCGTCAATGTAAATCTGCGCCCTTACTACTCAGAAGGATCAAAGACGGTTGGATATGAAATAGCCGAGCAACTCGGATGGCGCTTGCCGGACAACATCGTCGTGCCCATGGCTGGCGGTTCTTTAATCACGAAAATTAAAAAGGCGTTCGATGAGTTGGTCATGATCGGCCTGGTCGAACCCAAGCCGGTGCGATTCTTCGGCGCTCAAGCCACCGGATGCTCACCTATCAGTACGGCGGTAAAGTCTGGCAGCAAAGAAATTGATCCGCAGAAACCAGCGACCCTGGCTCGGTCGCTGGCTATTGGAAATCCGGCAGATGGCCCTCACGCTATTGAGGTCATCACCTCTACCGGGGGTTGGGCGGAGGACGTGGCGGACCCTGAAGTGGTCAATGGCATCAAGCTTCTGGCCTCGACCGAAGGCATCTTCACGGAAACTGCTGGCGGCGTGACGGTGAGCGTTGCTCGCAAGCTTAGAGCTCAGGAACGGATTTTGCCGGATGAAACCACGGTGCTTTGCATTACTGGAAATGGACTGAAGACTCTGGACGCCCTCGCGGGTCAGTACGCTCTCGAAGAGCCGATCCGGCCCAAGGTAGCTGATTTCCAGAACTATTACGCTGAGTTCCTGGACGTGAAACGCGCTGTGGGAGCCTGA
- a CDS encoding homoserine dehydrogenase, giving the protein MMASPFPTPRPITFPPRAVTVLSANRVCKIAILGFGTVGRSVAKLLTEQAPSQLQLTHIFNRNVERKRVPWVSADVRWTEKVEDVLSSDVDVIVELAGGMDPAGGWVRRALLRGKSVVTANKQLIAAEGPELAILARRQGVRLEFGAAVAGGVPVLCALRPGLSGDRILKLAAILNGTCNYILSSMETRGLPLQSALSEAQERGFAEADPTDDVDGLDARAKLAILIRSGFQVEVHPEQILAGSILDVSCEDFSYARELGCTIRQISRAELKGETLLASVQPALVALGSPLGRAHSNQNVLVTTGKYGGETVLSGAGAGGNPTAVAVVSDLLSVAQDRYAPEPPRSPLLPLPVSAYFHSAHYVRLIVNHQAGALSSIRRLLAQHGISLRAVLHRPPQGGEAQERSYVALVLEECAASALKNVLQDLRQAEFLAKPPLVLPIV; this is encoded by the coding sequence ATGATGGCATCACCTTTCCCAACCCCCCGGCCGATCACGTTTCCACCGCGTGCAGTGACGGTTCTTTCCGCGAATCGAGTCTGTAAGATCGCCATCCTGGGCTTCGGTACTGTCGGACGTTCGGTGGCAAAACTTCTCACAGAACAGGCGCCGTCACAGCTGCAACTCACGCACATTTTCAATCGTAACGTGGAGCGCAAGCGTGTTCCCTGGGTTTCCGCGGATGTGCGCTGGACGGAAAAAGTGGAGGACGTTTTGTCCTCAGATGTGGACGTAATAGTCGAACTGGCAGGCGGCATGGATCCCGCCGGCGGATGGGTACGCAGAGCCCTGCTTCGCGGCAAGTCTGTAGTAACGGCCAACAAACAGTTGATTGCCGCTGAGGGACCTGAGCTCGCAATATTGGCTCGGCGGCAGGGGGTCCGTCTGGAATTCGGTGCCGCGGTAGCTGGCGGAGTTCCAGTCCTTTGCGCTCTTCGCCCAGGGTTGAGTGGTGACCGCATCCTGAAACTCGCCGCAATACTGAATGGCACCTGCAATTACATTCTTAGCTCGATGGAGACTCGCGGACTGCCTTTGCAGTCGGCATTGTCGGAGGCCCAGGAGCGTGGCTTTGCAGAAGCCGATCCTACCGACGATGTGGATGGCCTGGACGCTCGCGCCAAGCTAGCAATACTAATTCGCAGCGGATTTCAGGTGGAAGTCCACCCCGAGCAGATTCTGGCTGGTAGCATTCTCGACGTGAGCTGCGAAGATTTCAGCTATGCGCGCGAACTGGGATGCACCATTCGCCAAATTTCTCGTGCCGAACTGAAGGGCGAGACGTTGCTGGCATCGGTACAGCCCGCACTAGTTGCACTGGGATCTCCGCTGGGCCGCGCCCATTCCAATCAAAATGTGCTTGTTACCACCGGCAAGTATGGCGGAGAGACAGTCCTTTCCGGAGCTGGGGCAGGCGGGAATCCAACCGCCGTGGCGGTGGTTTCAGACTTGCTTTCGGTCGCGCAGGACCGCTATGCTCCAGAGCCACCGCGCTCACCTTTGCTGCCGTTGCCTGTTTCAGCCTATTTTCATTCAGCGCACTATGTGCGCCTGATTGTCAATCATCAGGCGGGGGCGCTTTCATCCATCAGGCGCTTGTTGGCGCAACACGGCATCAGTTTGCGAGCGGTGTTGCACCGTCCACCACAAGGCGGTGAGGCACAGGAAAGATCTTATGTAGCGCTGGTCTTAGAAGAGTGCGCAGCCTCCGCGCTGAAGAACGTATTGCAAGATCTAAGACAAGCAGAGTTTTTGGCGAAACCACCCCTGGTTCTGCCCATTGTTTAG